A genomic segment from Dermacentor silvarum isolate Dsil-2018 chromosome 11, BIME_Dsil_1.4, whole genome shotgun sequence encodes:
- the LOC119432408 gene encoding uncharacterized protein LOC119432408, whose protein sequence is MRVLCGLPLLLLAAAANGVLFDLVPPTQSGGVVYKVRATVTLKSPELSVTEGAGLQYAGDLALYSAGQDTYEARFLNFSVVKHEYLYGSLENLTAVPLNESVPLLNETYAVDYSQQFRYPVKFVLSAGKVVKYEVSPEVSTWTRNVYKSVLTLLQNQVETPQEVPTSAAYYEDGVSGYCRVTYEVHSLTKNLYTEGPVYNVTKTKYLDDCKLTRPVHSTSGAVRKGYHAVCTKHLPNNFLPGYQEDTSAYESKPLSGCPEGLSPLDSVVAAHEVSYYNVSGSLLESALTDSLTVLPLLTGSVVVRTRLQLELASLEVPPVNPVAYQGEPHTSLELHLPEAAEYLDLPVYSYLVGSPDQVKPEVFTQVLEQVAEELVNLDLDFESETKKTPALMLKLVHIVSLLNTDQLKQALPQSLLTKTSELEPKEQVLKALYVDLLGKAGSKSAVEVAVYLVKQQVLSLYEATRLFRELSVFTAYVDKDTVELLLDLCKTTETVLKPLVKVAVCDALGEAVKKACPTRVHYDTPALTPYKSSWRRIPKIKSRYEQTPSVPKHLLPYVPVERLVLPQEKQCTVFDLVEYVKALEEALKTTTDFKVLVGYLNALGKVAKPEVLPVLVSYLNGTAENLYQLAEEGEEVTETVYFVKKAVLLALSHVVEYFPKEVSPLVRTVLLNVSEPVDVRTLAFDVWLKSVPTKWDLQQVALVVKLDRSLELKSYVYSALKSVVKDKHPANHVLASRVRGVFVHFEALNVGPRYSKYVKKTYYDVAKNFGFESLVKHVANNVSYFPTYLHAGLKYNLGPYVKTLLEGKLLLKGGEHFLNEVFSTEGPSTLLRRVTEAFSKKIKTPYKTTPYETSTKYSVVKELNLKTREVESPKAVLFAKFLGGDAVLPVDKELLEQLKEELVQLVQKASTTGPLTTHFVRVLLPKKVAHVEPTAVGLPVVQTVLHPIVVSLKLKDVSLQYDTSVDSLLPVTFNVTGTVQPLVLSIKQSRVFVPAELTEESPSVVHTNVKHLHFKAHLSVGYDSKYEKKVRVAVKPTFGTALLSALSTEHVVETPSPFLLLEKPAVDPKKVMDTMAKPFVYHRVYETKVVDVEVDAMSHGPFAPLPLYGKLYHLSTERMSKLVQYLTHQGSKQHLIRVNVKPYEKDPVNEWVATFKYENNVDYLMKTTLKKVYTSPSTYDESQEETSYEHMRYKPVTPKYETYDYEDSSEYYPEYPQLVNKTLVKHVLNVTLEGKLEGAVKKAVKLDLAYYHSLNKTLKHYYVDLKTLTKPLVSVFVNVSSPVAPSPFWYVPSYVGNDLVNVTLYLTYGSEPEPFVVTYNATKTDEQLLGLHAYDATPLLHWFVPQCLADQHAGHTVSYACSLATVFDAHLNKQVVSFKVPPQVSPKVKNLALKVLSFLKFKLFPYASFYALPFPEQEEYEVVLKLNKTDVNPYVTVAHGELLLPSEKVVLSGLQLSKYAVPNLLLSVYDRLKYALFEGYPHQPCSVGKHWVRTYDNVSFPLEVRPNCKYLVTSDCSVKHNFAVVVQPLDLAVGTKKLIVQLGPTVVELPPPDLYKAEVLLTVNGTYYVANTTQDVVLPYKGNRKLFVTVYPTSGPHDPPVVELTTSLKTFKVLFDGVNFFVWVNPLYQGKTCGICSNFDNEPYHEFVTPENYLVSNYSEFVASYGFGLPQCKELLVPVYPHHYLEELKKPVGYEAGYPTHHEYPSHSKYPPHHKYPSHHEYPTHLQVPQPRRVPNSP, encoded by the exons GTGGTGAAGTACGAAGTGAGCCCTGAGGTCTCCACCTGGACTCGCAACGTGTACAAGTCCGTGCTGACCCTCCTCCAGAACCAGGTTGAGACTCCCCAGGAAGTTCCGACCTCGGCTGCCTACTACGAG GATGGTGTGAGCGGATACTGCCGCGTCACGTACGAGGTGCACTCTCTGACCAAGAACCTCTACACCGAGGGCCCAGTGTACAACGTGACCAAGACCAAGTACCTGGACGACTGCAAGCTGACCCGCCCGGTGCACAGCACCAGCGGCGCTGTGCGCAAGGGGTACCACGCCGTGTGCACCAAGCACCTGCCTAACAACTTCCTTCCAGGATACCAGGAGGACACTTCCGCTTACGAAAGCAAGCCTCTTAGCGGATGCCCCGAGGGACTCAGCCCG ttggactccgtggtggccGCCCACGAGGTCTCGTACTACAACGTCAGCGGAAGCCTCCTCGAGAGCGCTCTCACCGACAGTCTCACAGTCCTGCCCCTGCTCACCGGTTCCGTCGTTGTGCGCACCCGCCTCCAGCTCGAGCTGGCCAGCCTCGAGGTCCCGCCCGTCAACCCCGTCGCGTACCAGGGCGAGCCCCACACCTCGCTGGAGCTTCACCTGCCCGAGGCCGCCGAGTACCTCGACCTCCCGGTCTACAGTTACCTCGTGGGAAGCCCGGACCAGGTCAAGCCCGAGGTCTTCACTCAGGTGCTTGAACAGGTCGCCGAGGAACTTGTGAACCTCGACCTCGATTTCGAGAGTGAAACCAAGAAGACTCCCGCGCTCATGCTCAAGCTGGTGCACATAGTCTCGCTCCTCAACACCGATCAGCTGAAGCAGGCTCTGCCACAGTCCCTCCTCACCAAGACCAGCGAGCTTGAACCCAAGGAGCAGGTCCTCAA GGCCCTGTATGTCGACCTTCTCGGCAAGGCCGGAAGCAAGTCCGCCGTGGAAGTGGCCGTCTACCTTGTTAAGCAGCAGGTGCTGAGCCTGTACGAGGCTACCCGCCTGTTCCGTGAGCTGTCCGTCTTCACGGCCTACGTCGACAAGGACACCGTCGAGCTTCTCTTG GACCTGTGCAAGACCACTGAAACCGTCCTCAAGCCCCTCGTCAAGGTCGCCGTCTGCGATGCTCTTGGCGAGGCCGTGAAGAAGGCTTGCCCCACTCGGGTCCACTATGACACCCCTGCCTTGACTCCTTACAAGAGCAGCTGGCGCCGCATCCCGAAGATCAAGAGCCGTTACGAGCAGACTCCCTCCGTGCCGAAGCATCTGCTGCCGTACGTGCCCGTTGAGAGGCTTGTGCTCCCCCAGGAAAAGCAGTGCACCGTTTTTGACCTCGTGGAGTACGTCAAG GCTCTTGAGGAGGCTCTGAAGACCACCACGGACTTCAAGGTCCTGGTCGGCTACTTGAACGCTCTTGGCAAGGTCGCCAAGCCCGAAGTGCTGCCCGTGCTTGTGAGCTACCTGAACGGCACCGCCGAGAACCTGTACCAGCTGGCGGAGGAAGGAGAGGAAGTCACCGAGACTGTCTACTTTGTCAAGAAGGCCGTCCTCCTCGCCCTCAGCCACGTCGTGGAGTACTTCCCCAAGGAG GTGAGCCCCCTGGTCCGCACTGTCCTGCTCAACGTCAGCGAGCCCGTTGACGTGAGGACCCTGGCCTTCGACGTCTGGCTCAAGTCCGTGCCCACCAAGTGGGACCTCCAGCAGGTGGCCCTCGTCGTCAAGCTTGACCGCAGTCTGGAGCTCAAGAGCTACGTGTACTCGGCCCTCAAGTCCGTCGTCAAGGACAAGCACCCGGCCAACCACGTTCT TGCTAGCCGCGTCCGTGGAGTCTTCGTCCACTTCGAGGCTCTGAACGTTGGTCCTCGCTACTCCAAGTACGTCAAGAAGACCTACTACGACG TCGCCAAGAACTTCGGATTCGAGTCCCTTGTCAAGCATGTGGCCAACAACGTCTCCTACTTCCCCACTTACCTCCACGCCGGACTTAAGTACAACCTCGGCCCCTACGTCAAGACCCTGCTCGAG GGCAAGCTCCTGCTGAAGGGCGGTGAGCATTTCCTTAACGAGGTCTTCTCTACCGAGGGCCCGTCCACGCTGCTGAGACGTGTCACCGAGGCCTTTTCCAAGAAAATCAAGACCCCCTACAAGACGACTCCCTACGAGACCAGCACCAAGTATTCCGTTGTCAAGGAG CTGAACCTGAAGACTCGCGAGGTGGAGTCACCGAAGGCTGTGCTGTTCGCCAAGTTCCTCGGTGGAGACGCTGTGCTGCCCGTGGACAAGGAGCTGCTTGAGCAGCTCAAGGAAGAAC TGGTGCAACTTGTCCAGAAGGCCAGCACGACTGGTCCGCTGACCACGCATTTCGTGCGCGTGCTTCTGCCCAAGAAGGTCGCCCACGTCGAGCCTACCGCCGTTGGTCTGCCCGTGGTTCAGACCGTCCTGCACCCGATCGTCGTGTCCCTGAAGCTCAAGGATGTCTCCCTGCAGTATGACACCTCAGTCGACTCTCTCCTGCCCGTCACCTTCAATGTCACCGGAACCGTGCAGCCCCT CGTCCTGAGCATCAAGCAGAGCCGTGTGTTCGTGCCCGCCGAGCTGACCGAGGAGTCCCCCAGCGTTGTCCACACCAACGTCAAGCACCTTCACTTCAAGGCTCACCTCTCCGTGGGCTACGACAGCAAGTACGAAAAGAAGGTCAGGGTCGCCGTGAAGCCGACCTTCGGCACCGCCCTGCTCAGCGCCCTTAGCACCGAGCACGTCGTCGAGACTCCCAGCCCGTTCCTTCTGCTCGAGAAGCCCGCCGTCGACCCAAAGAAGGTCATGGACACCATGGCGAAGCCCTTCGTG TACCACCGCGTCTACGAGACCAAGGTCGTGGATGTGGAGGTTGACGCCATGAGCCACGGTCCGTTCGCTCCTCTGCCGCTGTACGGAAAGCTGTACCACCTGTCTACCGAGCGCATGTCCAAGCTCGTCCAGTACCTGACCCACCAAGGAAGCAAGCAGcaccttatcagggtcaacgtcAAGCCTTACGAGAAGGACCCCGTCAACGAG TGGGTGGCCACCTTCAAGTACGAAAACAACGTGGACTACCTGATGAAGACCACTCTGAAGAAGGTCTACACCAGCCCCTCCACCTACGACGAGAGCCAGGAGGAGACGTCCTACGAGCACATGCGCTACAAGCCCGTCACGCCGAAATACGAGACCTATGACTACGAGGACAG CTCTGAATACTACCCCGAGTACCCGCAGCTGGTGAACAAGACCCTTGTGAAGCACGTGCTTAACGTCACCCTGGAAGGCAAGCTGGAAGGTGCCGTCAAGAAAGCCGTCAAGCTGGACCTCGCCTACTACCACTCGCTCAACAAGACCCTCAAGCACTACTACGTTGACCTCAAGACCCTCACCAAGCCCCTG GTGTCCGTCTTCGTGAATGTGTCGAGCCCCGTGGCTCCGAGCCCCTTCTGGTACGTGCCTTCCTACGTGGGCAACGACCTCGTGAATGTTACCCTGTACCTGACCTACGGCAGCGAGCCCGAGCCTTTTGTTGTCACC TACAACGCCACCAAGACCGATGAGCAGCTCCTGGGCCTGCACGCCTACGACGCCACTCCCCTGCTGCACTGGTTCGTGCCCCAGTGTCTGGCCGACCAGCACGCCGGTCACACCGTCAGCTACGCCTGCAGCCTGGCCACCGTCTTCGATGCTCACCTCAACAAGCAGGTTGTCTCCTTCAAGGTGCCGCCGCAG GTCAGCCCCAAGGTGAAGAACCTGGCGCTCAAGGTCCTCTCGTTCCTCAAGTTCAAGCTGTTCCCGTACGCCAGCTTCTACGCCCTTCCGTTCCCCGAGCAGGAAGAGTACGAGGTCGTGCTCAAGCTGAACAAGACTGACGTGAACCCGTACGTGACCGTGGCTCACGGCGAACTGCTGCTGCCCAGCGAGAAGGTTGTCCTGAGCGGCCTCCAGCTGTCGAAGTACGCTGTTCCCAACCTGCTGCTGTCCGTCTACGACCGCCTCAAGTACGCACTCTTCGAGGGCTACCCGCACC AGCCTTGCAGTGTGGGCAAGCACTGGGTCCGCACCTACGACAACGTGAGCTTCCCGCTGGAGGTTAGGCCTAACTGCAAGTACCTCGTCACCAGCGACTGCAGCGTCAAGCACAACTTCGCCGTCGTTGTTCAGCCTCTCGATCTCGCCGTTGGAACCAAG AAGCTCATCGTCCAGCTGGGCCCCACCGTGGTGGAGCTTCCGCCGCCCGATCTGTACAAGGCCGAAGTCCTGCTGACGGTCAACGGCACCTACTACGTTGCCAACACCACCCAGGACGTCGTGCTGCCTTACAAGGGCAACCGCAAACTGTTCGTCACCGTGTACCCGACCAGCGGACCTCACGACCCGCCCGTTGTCGAGCTGACCACCTCGCTTAAGACCTTCAAGGTGCTGTTCGACGGCGTCAACTTCTTCGTTTGG GTGAACCCGCTGTACCAGGGCAAGACCTGCGGTATCTGCAGCAACTTCGACAATGAGCCGTACCACGAGTTCGTCACTCCCGAGAACTACCTCGTGTCCAACTATTCCGAGTTCGTGGCTAGCTATGGTTTCGGCCTTCCCCAGTGCAAGGAACTCCTGGTGCCGGTCTACCCTCACCACTACCTCGAGGAACTGAAGAAGCCCGTGGGATACGAAGCCGGTTACCCGACGCACCACGAGTACCCCAGCCACTCAAAGTACCCGCCCCACCACAAGTATCCGAGCCATCATGAGTACCCTACCCACCTACAAGTACCCCAGCCACGAAGAGTACCCAACTCACCATAA